The following is a genomic window from Pecten maximus chromosome 19, xPecMax1.1, whole genome shotgun sequence.
gtctcccccAGACCCCGTctttgtatgaccctgactgttggtgtctcccccAGACCCCGTctttgtatgaccctgactgttggtgtctctccAAGAACCTGTctttgtatgaccctgactgttggtgtctctccAAGAACCTGTctttgtatgaccctgactgttggtgtctcccccAGACCCCGTctttgtatgaccctgactgttggtgtctcccccAGACCCCGTctttgtatgaccctgactgttggtgtctcccccAGACCCCGTctttgtatgaccctgactgttggtgtctcccccAGACCCGTctttgtatgaccctgactgttggtgtctcccccAGAGCCGTctttgtatgaccctgactgttggtgtcttccCCAGACCCCGTctttgtatgaccctgactgttggtgtctcccctAGACCAGTCGttttatgaccctgactgttggtgtctccccagACCCCGTCTTTGTATGACTctgacagttggtgtctccCCCAGACCCCGTctttgtatgaccctgactgttggtgtctcccccAGACCCGTctttgtatgaccctgactgttggtgtctcccccAGACCCGTctttgtatgaccctgactgttggtgtctccccagACCCCGTctttgtatgaccctgactgttggtgtctcccccAGACCCCGTctttgtatgaccctgactgttggtgtctcccccAAGACCCCCTctttgtatgaccctgactgttggtgtctcccccAGACCCCGTctttgtatgaccctgactgttggtgtctccccagACCCGTctttgtatgaccctgactgtttgtgtctccccAAGACCCCCTctttgtatgaccctgactgttggtgtctccccagACCCCGTctttgtatgaccctgactgttggtgtctcccccAGACCCGTCTTTGTATGACCCTGATGGTTGGTGTGTCCCCCAGACCCCGTctttgtatgaccctgactgttggtgtctctcgAAGACCCCGTctttgtatgaccctgactgttggtgtctctcgAAGACCCCGTctttgtatgaccctgactgttggtgtctcccccAGACCCCCTctttgtatgaccctgactgttggtgtctccccagACCCCCTctttgtatgaccctgactgttggtgtctcccccAGACCCCGTctttgtatgaccctgactgttggtgtctctccCAGACCCTGTCTTTGTaggaccctgactgttggtgtctccccaAGACCCTGTCTTtgtatgactctgactgttggtgtctcccccAGACCCGTctttgtatgaccctgactgttggtgtctcccccAGACCCCGTctttgtatgaccctgactgttggtgtctcctcaagACCCCGTctttgtatgaccctgactgttggtgtctcccccAGACCCGTCTTTGTATGACCCTGATGGTTGGTGTCTCCCCAAGACCCTGTCTTtgtatgactctgactgttggtgtctccccagACCCCCTctttgtatgaccctgactgttggtgtctcccccAGACCCCGTctttgtatgaccctgactgttggtgtctccccaAGACCCTGTCTTtgtatgactctgactgttggtgtctcccccAGACCCGTctttgtatgaccctgactgttggtgtctcccccAGACCCCGTctttgtatgaccctgactgttggtgtctcctcaagACCCCGTctttgtatgaccctgactgttggtgtctccctagacatcaGTCCTTATATGATCCTATTTTTTCTTCTAAGACTCCCGTCTGTTTCTGACTGTGTCAAGGACAACCGAGACTTGACGATCAATATCACAGACAGACAACATTGACAAACTACATGGTAACTGTTTCTATGATCCAATCATCTTTGATGTGGTTTTATGAACCGGGGTATCCTGAACACGATTTATTCAAAACTGAAACGATCCAGTGAGCAGTAACATACAGTTGAGTCTGTTAATAGCCCAAAAGTGTcgttttgtaaatatttaaccGTTTGATTGAGAAAAGAAgcattatacatttgtatatcaattatTGGGTCGCCCGCCGTGTTGTTTCCCCATGTGGCATGTTAATTATGAATCGATAAACAGATGGTCCGTTCAGCCTCTTTTACTTACATTTTACGTACATTAGATAATATTAAACGCAGCAAGTTTGCCTGACAAACAGGGCGGCTATGTCAGTATATGTACAATGCTAATTGCACCGTGTGTTTTTTAATGGTTTTTCAAACCAGAACGTCAAACAAAAAGCTTATAACATGCAATATTTGACAGCATAATTGTTCATTTCTGACAGATTTTGCCTTTCTGAGCAATGTTTGTGGTCATAAAACTAGCCACGTGGcgttacatgtatgtgtgtcacGTGATCAGAGAAACAAAAAATGGCGATGACGATTGCGGGCCTGCTATTGGTAAATATGATGGACTCAAAAAAACTTGTCATGGAGATAACGATATTATGTCTtttaaaatgacatattaacgTTTGAGTGTAATTATTGGGGATTTAGTTTTTTCGAAAATATGTACAACGCAGCAAACCCGAGTAACCTTTTTTCTCCGGAAatgaaatcttaaaaaaaataacttaatttCGTGAAATATTACCTCATTACTGAAAGCTAAACTGCTTAAATAATTGACAAGATCAGCGCTAAAGTGCAGATGCAGACACCAATGTTTCTTTCGTTGTATGTTTAATTGGCTCCTGTTTCCTAGTCGTTTAATTCACAAACCCATACGATTGACAGACATTTTAATTGATTGCGCGATCTAACGTGTACCGGATTGTTATGGGAGAGGGCGCGCGCTAATTGGCTGCCTTAATCATTAACACAGAACACTTCAATCCGTCCGATAGTGATCATACAGAATGTCTTAAGAGGACTCCGGACGATGCAAACATATTCCGACTCATTTAAAGatgacaaatatatttcaatcttACTATCACGCAGCGGTATAAGGCAGGTACCTTTATTGTAATCTGTACTGAGCCACAAACGTGTACGGACTCGACTTATGTACAAACAATCGACATGAAAGGCCATATCTCCTCGAATGCTAACAGTCTATTTCCCAATGCTGGTGAAGAGGGTAGCGGAAATATAAAATATCGTAGTTGAAAAATTCATGCTGCGAATATTTcgtaatctttttttttttatcaaattgcCTGCGtcaattaaacaataatgttctatttgatatatattggtgagaataaacatgttatgtttgtttgttacagAGGAACCTTTACAAATCATATAGTAAATATACGTTGCGAATGATTTGAATGATGCATAAcactttatttttatatattttatgctGACAAAGTCAAACTTGTGAGAATTGATTTGTTTGAAGCCACAATAAATACACTTGcaaattaaatatttgatgatttttttttctgcgtAAATAATTTCGCAAATCCTTTAAAATAACAGCGATAAACGCAATAGGTAATAGTGAATGCAGTCATCTTAAATGATTCTTCATAAATACCTTTAAATATTGAAACCCACCAATTTGTTACAATAATAACGTTTTCATgacgatattttttttttttttctttcgtagACACAGTCTTCCGGGAGGATTACTACCTTGCCGTGGTCCGGAAGCTTGAGTGTTTCAGTGAAACTTTGGGCTTTGCTGGCGAGAGCTTTATAAGTTCTTGTTAGGTCAAACCATGCCAGAGAGGTCAAAGTTGAGGAACCAGACCAAAAGTAATCTAACCCAGTAGCCCAATTTTGAGCCAAACCGTTTGCCGTGGTTTGCGTCCCGTAAATCCGGGGAAGAAGGTCCTGGTCGTTGAGTAGTTTGGATGTTGATTCTAAATCATGCCAGTCTGCAACACACGACTTTGGCTTCAGACACGGACTAGACGGGTGGCAATATggtccctgtattttcaatcgGCTGGTCACGTCTCCAGACGACTGTGGCTTAGGGACAATCGCGGGAGAATCAAACTGCTGCTTTCTCTTTCGAGTATACTATTCTATGTAACCCTGACACTTTCGACACCGGAAACCCGTGCCAACAAAAGTGTCCCCTAGTAGGGCTCCGTGGTGGGTGGGGACAAAAATAGTGAACAATTACTACATACATATGGGTACAAACGATAAAAATGACACAAAACGCAAAGGCGAGTCATCAAACACAACAGACACAGCACAAACAAAATCTATACCTAATCAaaccacacaaacaaaaacaataccaaATCCAACTCAAACAAGTATTAGATATGTGAaaagtatgtatataaatgtacattgtatatttattttaccatCTTCAGGAAAAATGGGCAATACTTCCTGCTATCAGAGTCTCATCATGAGGCGTGCTAGACTTTGGTACGTCAGACAACACAATGGCGTTCACTACCCTCGTAAACTCCATCGGTCTAGCCATTGTGACCTTTAGGGTAACGATGCAGCTTTGTCTGTCAAAGTTCCCCTcgtaaaacaaaatcaaagtaTACTATTTGTAATGCAAATCAGTCGTTTGTATTCGTCCCTTTACAATGCATTAAAAAGCAAAACATTGATTTCCCGTCATATTGAAATAGAGTATCTTCCCTCGTTCCCATTGATCAAAGTATTCACCGCTGATTAAAAACCAATCGTCAGGTAATCAATTTACCGGAAATCACAAAGATTTCATAAAATCAGATAGAAAAAGGATCAGACCCTTTTTAACGCGTGAACttaattcattgaaatttaaatgtttacGTCTTTCTTCGTAAGACTTCAACGATCACTATTGGaatgtattatattaataaGAATTTATAagaaatctatatttttttaaatgatgaatTCAATCTATCGAGACCTTAGGTCCGGTACATCGTCATACCAAaggtttttttattatattactACTGTGAGAAATAGAAATGATATATCTCAAATGTTCACGTGTAACAACGGGTTAAAACAAGGAGAAAATTGTTCACCTTTTTTATTTGCTTTGTTCCTTAACGACCTTGAAACTTTTTTTgctgaaaaaaatgttgaatgttTAGTTAAAGTTGATGAGTTATGCCGTGACAATATTGGTATGTTTGTAAAAAAGTTTGTTATTTTACATGCCGACGATACAGTTTAATGTCGGAAACAGCAGAAGGTTTACAAACGATGTTAAATAAGTTCAACGAATACTGTCAAAAATGAAAGCTTACAGTTAATGCTAAGAAATcaaaaaattgttatattttctaaaagAAGGACAAAGACAACGcataatttttttattctatAATCAGCAATTAGACATCCAAGCCTCTTTTTCATACTTAGGGgtatttttcaattataatgGACAGTTTACGACGGCTAAAAACCATTTATCTGATCAAGCCAAAAAAGCCCTTTTTGCTCTGTATcgaaaaataagaaatataaatctACCAGTTGACCTACAATTTAAATTATTCGATTCATTAGTTGCTCTAATTTTGTTATACTCGTGTGAAATATGGAGATATGAGAATGTCTCGTGTGAAATATGGGGATATGAGAATGTAAGTCAACTTGAAAAATACATCTACAATTTTGCAAACGAATTCTCGGTTTAAGAAAAAATACATctaattttatgaaatatggTGAGACAGGAAGGTATCCAATTACAGTTGATATTAAATTGAGAATAATTAAATTCTGGTATACTCTTACTAAAAGTGAAAATAACTGTCTAGCCGTATGTACAAATTGATGTATTCTCTCCATGAATCTggtcaaattaaatttaaatggaTTGATTATGTTACAGATATCTTAGACAATGTCGGAGTAAGTTTTGTGTGGATGCAACAGAAAATATGTTTACTTGATATCAATCACGTAAAAAAATTATTGCACAAAAATTACACGATCAGTTCATTCAGACTTGGTTTGATCAGCTGGAAAACTCGTCACGAGGACAAACTTATAGTAAGATTACTTTAAACGATTAAACATAAAGGACAGAAAGGTACTTTGTAAATTTAGAACTTCcaacataaaacattttttgtttatttgtaataattataacGTAATACAGTTAAGACGCAAATATAGTCCTGCCTACTtttaacacacaaaaaaaacaattattataaaatgaaaggaatttatttatttattttcattttgagacaTGAAGGATTTGATATATACTTGTAATACTGCTGTAGAAAACTTATATTTTGCAAATACTTTATTTCCCGATCTTACCTCTTCTGGTATATTCGGGAAGACATGATTACGCGACCGCcgatctagaaatgactttaaatttcCGAATAATGAGACTTTGTAAGACTCATATATCGGTTGTCTGTCAACCGAAAGTGTTATTTTCGTATAAAAAAAATCGCAAAGGATTTGAACGAAATCGCGATTGACCCTTGTTGCGTATCAACGGGAAAATAAAACCCACGCGAAatttaagtgatttacagtaatattAGCCATAGAAGTACCGAATACTAATTtcagatataatatacatgtaatatcaagATAGTATTTATTTAAGGACTTAATGAacttcaaatgaaaaaaaaaccttatatGAAAATTCAACATGTACTGTGCACGAAGTGCATATTCACAAAGCTATTAGTTAACAGACTCAGTAGTAGAAATTGGAACTTCATTAATTGATTTATGATTAGCTTTCTTGACGAGAATAATTTATTTACAGAACAAGTGAGATTTTAATGAGCCAAAAAACAAATTGATTGATTCAAAGTATGTAGTACttaaagaaaacaacataaaatatcactACCAGATAAAactatgtattgatataaatcatttaaattttgcAAATTGTGATCGACAAAAACAGCAATCCTAACACAGTGTCTTACAGGAGTACGAGACAATCTTTCACGAGTTATCGAACTTCCTCTGTGAACAGATTACATATATAGAAGTTGAATGCGTTAATAATGTAcggtactgtacatgtatcgaTCTTTTGTAAAGTAGACCATATTTTAAACACTGCCTTAcaaatctatatacatgtatataacgttgttgttttattgtttacaaatatataacagaacACAATATGTATTATTATCACAATTAACTTATCGACTTATTTGAAATATCTCACGGAGTTGGGAttggaaataaaaatgtatataatatagattTCATACCAGCAACCTATGGCAGCTAACTGAATTCAGGGAAATATCGATCAGTACTAAAAGAAAGAGCCCTGTACCTCATGTATAGAGTTACTGTCGAGAAGAATTTACATAGGGTGTTTGAAGTTTAGAGAATGTGTAGAACTCAAGTTTTCATATGtagaatattatttttcatatacaCTGAAGTAGTACGTTCTGTCCCTACACCAGACTCGGTGtgagggccagaggaaactcgggctatgtaGAGATTTGATACAAAGTTATGAAGAAAGTTAACGGAATTTGGACAGATCATCTAGGAAATCGCTCGTAAAACAGAGTAGGTGGATATAAAGATACGTCACAAACAGCGGTCGGCCCAGGTGGATCACAAACGGGAAGGTGACACTGAATGTAATCATAATCAAggaaataaaagaaagaaaaaggaGAGATAATAACATAACTATCATTGGAATGAAGGAAACGAAAAGAGCAGGTCAAGGACATGATGGAAGGAGATCACGGATCACGGGTTTAATATCTGTCtgcaaattaaataaaacaaaactaaagaacttaatgaaaatagaatgacaaggattttcgttttttttgtttgtagtagttggtgacttcCTCACCAAACAACATACGGGAGAAAAACATGTCTTGCCAAAGGAGTCACCCGTGGCTGCAAAGACCGGCCCGTTTATCAgtttcccgagaaacacaaaccgacactgGTAGGGAGTGTCGATCTTCAGTTGAGGTAACGTTGCCGGCGCTCTAACTGAGCTATCGCAATGACAAGGAGTTTTACGTTTTGATTGATAAAGGACAGAGCTGATAGTACCccataatataaaacaatttagaaatacatattgatcaataacatttaaatgtagggaaagatttgttatcatttttttttattagaatacATGTAAAAATCAATTGTTAATGATTATTTCCACTATGTTTCCTTGTCACAAATCTTATCAAATCAGCTTGTTAACtgtataataaatgaattgCTATTGTGCTTTAAGACAGCAGCACgaattattttttaatgtaaatgtatgtgacgACGTTACAAACTATTTTGTCGAATGGCTGATTGATTATGTTGGAGTGGGTGCCTTTGTCCATTAATGTATGGATAATATGTTATCTGATACGTTGTAAAACTTACggaataaatgaattgaattgacaaattaaaaaaaacccatcgaaataacattagtatacatgtaggaAGCAAGGGATTTCACCGACAGCGTGACAGGCCTATTATCCATATGGAAATAAAATTAGTTCAATGTGAGTAGTGAAAAAATAAGCAAAATAGCTGTTATAAAACTAATATAGACAGggatatattttgtaatatagaTTGTGTAGGTGAAGATAGATATTACCAGAGTAAAATCTTAAAGAGAACTTCACATGTCTTaagaccatatatatatattactagttTAAATTTTCGCGCGTTACAAACTCATAACAGGTTATTTCAATGACGATTTGGCACACCGATGCACGTTATTTTCTGAAGAAATagtatatagaaaataaaattagatAGAGAAATTATAAAATAGTGGATTGCTTTCAACGCGAAAATAATATTACCGCTcgaatatatatgtttagagtAATTTTGGATATTGATATAGAGGCAACGGGCCCATAAACATCATGTAAATAATTCAGCTTCCAAAGAAATTGCATGTAACCTACAAAATAGCTCTGTCTTTGCCGAATTTGTATCTTTGCTAAGCTAGAAAATGTTGGGATGGATCGGAAGAAATAGCATATTTTGACTCCCGCCAGAAGTAATGGCAATGTATCCAATGTCAAATATTCAAATCATTGTTTACAAATTGCAAAACGTCCCAAACACCGTCAGGCTGACAAGTTTTCTCCCTGACATTGAAATCTCTTACCGCCCGTCACGCATGGAAGCATGAAAACTCTTCATGAAGCAGGCGCAAAAAATACTTCTTGatacaataaaaaatgaaatacctAGCATTCCATAGAAGGAAATGGGTCAATGGATCACACTAGCGATAATTGATACATTTTGGCCAATTTGTATTATGTTAATAGCTTCCGGGACTGCTAACAAGTTGATAAAGATCACTCGGAAATGTTTCTTTCCtttgtatatatctaatatatagtACGCCGTGATACACTAATGATTAGGCTTATTCCTTCCTTAttcaatgtttataatgtaaagTTGTGTATGcggtttaaaaaaaaccattgCAATGAAAACGACTTcgtagattaaaaaaaaacctttgttACCAGTGTTGTATTTCAAAAGAACGCCGAGTCTACGGGTATGTTCTGGATGTACGCTGTACCGGAGTAATGCATTCATGTTTTACAGGATCAGATACGACGTTAATCATAGCGCTAATTACAAAACACAATTCGAATGGTGATCCGACATAAAACGCTAATAATAACTGATCGCAAATCAAAAACTGACATAACGTAAATCCTTATACAACTAGAATAAAAGCCAGACAACAAACGCGAATCGGAACATGAGAATCATGACCTGACATAACGCGAGTCAAAACACAACGCGAATCATGACCTCACATATCGCGAGTCAAAACACAATGCACCCCGTAACACAACGTACATTGTAGAACGCGAATCATAACACGAAATAACGCAAACCATGCATGTAGCATGGCGGCACAAGACAATCAAAACCACAACGCAATTCATAACTTGACTTCAAACGCGAATCATAATACAACGCGAATTGATTCAAAACACAACGGT
Proteins encoded in this region:
- the LOC117318115 gene encoding hornerin-like, with protein sequence MSRETPTVRVIQRRGLEETPTVRVIQRRGLGETPTVRVIQRRVWGRHQQSESYKDRVLGRHQQSGSYKDGVWGRHQQSGSYKEGVWGDTNSQSHTKTGSWGDTNHQGHTKTGLGETPTVRVIQRRGLEETPTVRVIQRRGLGETPTVRVIQRRVWGRHQQSESYKDRVLGRHQQSGSYKDRVWERHQQSGSYKDGVWGRHQQSGSYKEGVWGDTNSQGHTKRGSGGDTNSQGHTKTGSSRDTNSQGHTKTGSSRDTNSQGHTKTGSGGHTNHQGHTKTGLGETPTVRVIQRRGLGRHQQSGSYKEGVLGRHKQSGSYKDGSGETPTVRVIQRRGLGETPTVRVIQRGGLGGDTNSQGHTKTGSGGDTNSQGHTKTGSGETPTVRVIQRRVWGRHQQSGSYKDGSGGDTNSQGHTKTGSGGDTNCQSHTKTGSGETPTVRVIKRLV